The following proteins are co-located in the Leptodactylus fuscus isolate aLepFus1 chromosome 8, aLepFus1.hap2, whole genome shotgun sequence genome:
- the PRSS53 gene encoding serine protease 53 yields MGYSYDMFDQSCGKQGLHARIFGGTDAAPGEWPWHATMVYKGKPNCGGTLISEKWLVTAAHCFDNTAVDNKSDPTLWRVFLGFTKMGYIPEESSAVNVTPSRIVVHNQYTTYIKGHDIALVELSQPVSFTRFISPVCLPESTHRFHFRRTCYATGLEDVPEGVPLDSKRSLKKVAQTLIGWKTCNCIYNAQMRPEVSNPAKPGMLCIVDTFGEKGPCLGDSGGPVVCIEDGVWFLGGVISFSQGCHLKDNPTIVTSASFYEDWIQEWTDSSVTFSPQYINVTDDVDNDTCSDLLSNLTSGCGFSDVDTAGSVSPGPWPWQVDLWKDDRRACGGALISTNWVITAAQCFVGHDSSDSPLDWSVTIASGTQAMRQMAVQKISIHGSYITPEQGNNVALVQLSMPAQLGPYTEPICVPQSSHNIPYSSSCWFSGNDGHPSDDEMQPSRGVKMDLIGPNQCNCIYSHPNSDNPRVSILPGMICATRKEATGGQCLIDFGGPLACKENKTWFLIGVRSFGRGCDPSLPEVFTDITQYETWIYRETRDASFRSQLNTQPAELDTDRCSFNSPRACGRSVSSPGPTSDVTEKTWPWQVSIQLYGSHVCSGVLIAETWFLIAAHCIPRYTSISEYTVSLARQLQDGPNSREVTRKIKRVVTHPGYNMKTGENDLVLAEMFYGVTLSDYILPICLPHDQSPLPPTRCWVSGWGKMYPSDSISSSPPLRHQEVSILDIKNCGAQGNTTQSGEQLCAAAKRDNTFTCLMDSSAPLVCQPKSGGSWFLFGMTSQRSPPKRNTCPGNFTAIMSKMSWIQEVVPIKDLSYFNSNKTFPDANSTSTNGSCPDFHTEDGVSCGSHTTTKPDIISNTTEDGMTTDSGAKSLHWQRSIHYLLFLLSLGLCV; encoded by the exons ATGGGCTACTCTTATGATATGTTTGATCAGT CCTGTGGAAAGCAAGGATTGCATGCCAGGATCTTTGGTGGAACTGATGCAGCTCCAGGGGAATGGCCATGGCACGCGACTATGGTCTACAAGGGGAAGCCAAATTGTGGTGGAACTCTGATCTCCGAGAAGTGGCTTGTCACAGCCGCTCACTGCTTTGACAA TACGGCTGTAGATAATAAAAGTGACCCCACACTATGGAGAGTGTTCCTTGGCTTCACCAAAATGGGATATATCCCTGAAGAAAGCTCAGCAGTCAATGTTACACCATCTAGAATTGTGGTACATAACCAGTATACCACCTACATCAAAGGACATGACATTGCGCTGGTGGAACTCTCCCAACCCGTATCCTTTACAAGATTTATCTCTCCTGTTTGTCTCCCAGAGAGCACCCACCGATTCCACTTCCGTAGGACCTGCTATGCAACTGGCCTTGAAGATGTTCCAGAGGGGG TGCCCCTGGACAGCAAAAGGTCACTGAAGAAAGTTGCCCAAACATTGATTGGGTGGAAAACATGTAACTGTATCTACAATGCTCAGATGAGGCCAGAAGTGTCCAACCCTGCGAAGCCTGGCATGTTGTGTATAGTGGACACTTTTGGGGAGAAAGGTCCTTGTCTG GGTGACTCTGGAGGTCCTGTGGTCTGTATTGAAGATGGGGTCTGGTTCCTTGGTGGAGTTATCAGCTTTTCACAAGGATGTCACCTGAAGGATAATCCCACCATCGTCACATCTGCATCCTTCTATGAAGACTGGATCCAGGAGTGGACAGACTCTTCTGTAACCTTCTCTCCCCAGTACATTAATGTCACCGATGATGTGGATAATGACACCTGCAGTGATCTTCTCAGTAATCTGACCTCAG GTTGTGGATTTTCAGATGTTGATACTGCAGGCTCAGTGAGCCCTGGGCCATGGCCGTGGCAAGTGGACCTGTGGAAAGATGATCGAAGGGCCTGTGGAGGGGCTCTGATCTCAACCAACTGGGTTATAACGGCGGCTCAATGCTTTGTTGG CCATGACTCTTCAGATTCACCACTGGATTGGTCAGTCACTATAGCCTCCGGGACACAAGCAATGAGGCAGATGGCTGTGCAGAAGATCAGTATTCATGGGTCTTACATCACTCCAGAACAAGGGAATAATGTGGCCCTAGTTCAGCTTTCAATGCCAGCACAACTAGGACCCTACACCGAACCAATCTGCGTTCCCCAGTCTTCCCATAACATTCCTTACTCGTCCTCCTGCTGGTTCAGTGGTAATGATGGCCATCCGTCAG ACGACGAAATGCAGCCTTCCCGAGGAGTAAAGATGGATCTGATTGGTCCTAACCAATGCAACTGCATTTACAGTCATCCAAATTCTGACAATCCCAGGGTTTCTATACTGCCTGGTATGATATGTGCCAccaggaaggaggctacaggggGCCAGTGTCTG ATTGATTTTGGGGGGCCCCTGGCCTGTAAGGAGAATAAGACCTGGTTTCTAATTGGTGTACGAAGCTTTGGAAGAGGTTGTGACCCTTCACTTCCTGAGGTGTTTACAGACATCACACAATATGAAACTTGGATATATCGGGAGACACGAGATGCCTCCTTCCGCTCACAACTGAACACTCAGCCTGCAGAGCTGGATACAGATAGGTGCTCCTTCAATAGCCCAAGAG cttgtgggcgctcagtctctTCCCCTGGCCCTACTAGTGACGTCACAGAGAAGACGTGGCCATggcaggtcagtatacagctataCGGATCCCATGTCTGCTCTGGTGTACTGATTGCTGAGACCTGGTTCCTCATCGCTGCTCACTGTATTCCCAG GTATACCTCTATCAGTGAGTACACAGTATCACTAGCTAGACAACTGCAGGATGGGCCCAATTCCCGAGAGGTGACTCGCAAGATCAAGAGAGTGGTGACCCACCCAGGATACAACATGAAGACTGGAGAAAATGACCTGGTATTGGCGGAGATGTTCTATGGAGTTACACTCAGTGACTACATTCTACCCATTTGCCTCCCCCATGACCAGTCTCCACTTCCTCCCACTAGATGTTGGGTCAGCGGCTGGGGAAAAATGTACCCCTCAG ACAGCATCTCGTCTTCTCCACCTCTGAGACATCAGGAAGTCTCCATTCTGGACATCAAGAATTGTGGAGCTCAAGGTAACACTACACAAAGTGGAGAACAACTGTGTGCAGCTGCTAAAAGAGACAACACATTCACATGCCTG ATGGATTCCAGCGCTCCACTTGTATGCCAACCCAAGTCTGGAGGTTCCTGGTTCTTGTTTGGTATGACTAGCCAAAGGTCTCCACCCAAGAGGAACACATGTCCTGGAAACTTTACCGCGATCATGTCCAAAATGTCCTGGATCCAAGAAGTGGTTCCCATCAAGGATCTAAGCTACTTCAACAGTAATAAGACCTTTCCAGATGCCAATTCCACCTCCACCAATGGTTCCTGTCCTGATTTCCACACGGAGGATGGAGTCTCTTGTGGCAGTCACACAACCACCAAACCAGACATTATAAGCAACACCACCGAAGATGGAATGACAACGGACTCTGGTGCAAAGTCTTTGCATTGGCAAAGGTCTATTCATTACCTTCTATTTCTCCTGAGCCTTGGTCTTTGTGTCTGA
- the BCKDK gene encoding branched-chain alpha-ketoacid dehydrogenase kinase, with amino-acid sequence MLRKNMLELVARGALNPPVRLSSMLLRSHSTSATDNHPVEMARERSKTVTSFYNQSSIDKAAEKPSVRLTPTTMLYSGRSQDGSHILKSARYLHKELPVRIAHRIKGFRSLPFIIGCNPTILHVHELYIRAFHKLSDFPAITDHEVENQYCKLLRQLLDDHKDVVTQLAEGMRESRKHIQDEKVIRYFLDKTLTSRLGIRMLATHHLSLHEDRPDFVGIICTRLSPKKIIEKWVDFARRLCEHKYGNAPRVRINGHVAARFPFIPMPLDYILPELLKNSMRATMESHIDTPYNVPDISITIANNDIDLIIRISDRGGGIPHDHLERVMDYHFTTAETSTQDPRINPIFGNMVDMVNSGQSTPMHGFGFGLPTSRAYAEYLGGSLCIQSLQGIGTDVYLRIKHIDGKEESFRI; translated from the exons ATGCTGCGCAAGAATATGTTGGAGCTGGTGGCTCGGGGAGCCCTGAACCCGCCTGTACGTCTGTCCTCCATGTTACTGCGATCCCACTCCACCTCTGCCACAGATAACCACCCTGTGGAAATGGCTAGAGAGCGGTCCAAGACTGTCACCTCCTTCTACAACCAGTCCAGCATTGACAAGGCTGCGGAGAAG CCCTCTGTGCGTCTCACCCCCACAACCATGCTGTACTCTGGGAGATCTCAGGATGGCAGCCACATTCTG AAAAGTGCCAGATATCTGCACAAGGAGCTCCCTGTCCGCATCGCTCACCGGATTAAAGGTTTCCGTAGCTTGCCATTTATCATTGGCTGTAATCCGACCATACTCCATGTG CATGAGCTTTATATCCGTGCCTTTCATAAGCTGAGCGACTTCCCTGCG ATCACAGACCATGAGGTAGAAAACCAATACTGCAAGCTTCTCCGTCAGCTGCTCGACGACCACAAGGATGTAGTGACTCAGCTAGCCGAAGGGATGAGGGAAAGCAGGAAGCATATTCAG GATGAGAAAGTGATCCGATACTTCCTTGATAAAACATTAACCTCACGACTGGGTATACGAATGCTGGCCACCCATCACTTGTCCCTGCATGAAGATCGG CCAGATTTTGTCGGCATCATTTGTACTCGTCTGTCTCCCAAGAAGATAATAGAGAAGTGGGTGGACTTTGCCCG acgcCTCTGTGAACATAAGTATGGGAACGCTCCACGGGTGAGAATAAATGGCCACGTGGCTGCTCGCTTCCCATTCATCCCTATGCCTTTGGATTATATCCTCCCAGAACTGCTGAAAAACTCTATGCG GGCCACAATGGAGAGTCACATCGATACTCCATACAACgttccggacatctccatcaccattgcCAACAATGACATTGACCTGATAATCAG GATCTCTGACCGAGGTGGAGGAATTCCTCACGACCACCTGGAAAGAGTTATGGATTACCACTTCACCACCGCAGAGACCAGCACTCAGGATCCTAGAATCAACCCCATTTTTGGGAACATGGTTGACATGGTGAACAGCGGCCAATCTACACCCATGCATGG ATTCGGTTTTGGCCTTCCCACCTCCCGTGCTTATGCGGAGTACCTTGGCGGCTCTCTCTGCATTCAGTCTCTTCAGGGCATTGGTACAGATGTGTACCTCCGCATCAAACACATTGACGGGAAGGAGGAGAGTTTCCGTATATAA